In a genomic window of Aggregatimonas sangjinii:
- a CDS encoding serine acetyltransferase, whose product MILTKKELRFYIAADRLMAGKTERIRFKERLRNLLNPDHILNYLKAMRKVAYYKNTKKKGSLNYYYYQRAYTRLGIRLGFSIDPNSFGYGLLIPHYGTIVINSDTKAGNYCVLHTSTCIGGSGKVIGHGLYLASGAQIMGAELTLGENISIGSNSMVNKSFEASNVLLTGSPATIKKKTSAWYDRDGEVYAQRVKAVETLLHKYSGPS is encoded by the coding sequence ATGATTTTAACCAAAAAAGAGCTTCGTTTTTATATTGCGGCAGATAGGTTAATGGCGGGTAAAACGGAAAGAATTCGTTTTAAGGAACGGCTTCGCAACCTGCTCAACCCAGACCATATCCTCAATTACTTAAAGGCTATGCGCAAGGTTGCCTATTATAAAAACACAAAAAAAAAAGGAAGCCTAAATTATTATTATTACCAAAGAGCCTATACTAGATTAGGTATAAGATTAGGTTTCAGTATAGACCCGAATAGTTTCGGTTATGGCTTACTTATCCCACACTATGGTACCATTGTAATCAATTCAGATACAAAAGCGGGCAATTACTGCGTATTGCACACCTCAACCTGCATCGGTGGATCTGGGAAAGTTATAGGACATGGCCTCTACTTGGCGTCCGGAGCTCAAATTATGGGTGCCGAGCTAACACTGGGCGAGAACATTTCCATTGGTTCTAATTCTATGGTGAACAAGTCATTTGAAGCGTCCAACGTACTACTAACGGGTTCGCCTGCGACCATAAAGAAGAAAACATCGGCATGGTATGATAGGGACGGGGAGGTCTACGCACAAAGAGTTAAGGCCGTAGAAACTTTACTTCATAAATATAGTGGCCCCTCATAG
- a CDS encoding heparin lyase I family protein, translated as MIDLRPARWQINLLCLIGISLIMVLSCSKDAQIAAEQIETEKKSQVGEEKPPVAEVGNIDCGSGGGKADEAKAKIWCWDTITIPEYTEAKGVLFSNDELKTNSECYEKQVSIAGDRLKFTVNPTTPTPESWCGRSYNMRAEVSTAPFRIQHPQGTEEWFGWTYEFGPAYIADARTPWIMFQCHNGLVGEKPLISLWVTSGDGQFNTGEITLVNAANSSSSNQYYPTGVYPIAGQKLKIVAHVVWGDDTNGLVQIWIDDVKVHDVQSRTIQASAPYGGNAKWGIYKWKWANESSVVDSQEQGISVLETYMGTLRIVTRKPSDSQYGANAYTLVEPD; from the coding sequence ATGATCGACCTACGACCTGCCAGATGGCAAATCAATCTTCTATGTTTAATAGGCATCTCTCTTATAATGGTTCTTTCCTGCAGTAAAGATGCACAAATCGCTGCTGAGCAAATTGAAACGGAAAAAAAATCGCAAGTAGGGGAAGAAAAACCTCCCGTTGCGGAAGTCGGGAACATCGATTGTGGTTCTGGTGGAGGAAAAGCGGATGAAGCCAAAGCCAAAATCTGGTGTTGGGATACGATTACAATTCCCGAATATACTGAAGCCAAAGGTGTTTTATTCAGTAATGATGAGCTCAAGACCAATTCGGAATGCTACGAAAAACAGGTGAGTATAGCTGGTGACCGATTGAAATTTACCGTAAATCCGACCACACCAACTCCGGAGAGTTGGTGTGGGAGAAGTTATAATATGCGAGCGGAGGTTAGTACCGCACCTTTTCGAATACAGCATCCTCAAGGAACTGAGGAGTGGTTCGGATGGACCTATGAATTTGGGCCTGCTTACATAGCAGATGCTAGAACCCCATGGATAATGTTTCAATGCCATAATGGTCTCGTAGGCGAGAAGCCCTTGATTTCACTTTGGGTAACCAGTGGCGATGGACAATTCAATACAGGGGAGATTACTCTGGTCAATGCTGCGAACAGTTCTAGTTCGAATCAATACTATCCCACGGGTGTTTATCCGATAGCCGGTCAAAAACTTAAAATTGTAGCTCATGTGGTTTGGGGAGATGATACTAACGGTCTAGTGCAAATCTGGATTGATGATGTAAAAGTGCACGACGTACAGTCAAGAACCATTCAAGCGAGTGCCCCATACGGAGGCAATGCAAAATGGGGAATCTATAAATGGAAATGGGCAAATGAAAGTAGTGTTGTAGATTCACAGGAACAGGGTATTTCCGTGTTAGAGACGTACATGGGGACATTGCGAATAGTTACTAGGAAACCCAGCGACTCGCAATATGGAGCAAATGCATATACCCTCGTAGAACCGGATTGA
- a CDS encoding polysaccharide deacetylase family protein, with amino-acid sequence MSKPLLSLSLDLDNQWSYMKIHGEAGWEKFPSYLDIFVPHILKVLDELNLKITFFIVGQDAAFEQNHAYLRALADAGHEIANHSFKHETWLHLYSKEEMKNEIDSAHTIIEKVTGKTPTGFRGPGFSWSSTLLEVLSEKGYAYDASTLPTIIGPLARLYYFSTSSLSKEEKEDRKEIFGKFSDGFRRLKPYYWKFTKQHKLLELPVTTMPVFRIPFHLSYLLFISNISIHLMMLYLNIAIFLCKLTKTEPSFLLHPLDLIGGDQITSLAFFPGMNISSDRKIFIFKKVMKKLGKHFTLTNMNDHVTAIKERTVLTSIAVPTAS; translated from the coding sequence ATGAGCAAACCACTTTTGAGCCTTTCTTTAGACCTGGATAATCAATGGTCTTATATGAAGATACACGGTGAGGCAGGTTGGGAAAAATTCCCTTCCTATCTTGATATATTCGTGCCTCATATTCTAAAGGTTCTAGATGAATTGAATCTTAAAATCACCTTCTTTATTGTAGGTCAGGACGCGGCCTTTGAGCAGAATCATGCCTATCTAAGGGCTCTCGCCGATGCCGGACACGAGATTGCCAATCATTCGTTCAAACATGAGACATGGCTTCACCTTTATTCGAAAGAAGAAATGAAGAATGAAATCGATTCGGCACATACGATTATAGAAAAAGTTACGGGAAAAACCCCTACGGGTTTTCGTGGACCCGGATTTAGTTGGAGCAGTACCCTACTCGAGGTATTATCCGAAAAAGGGTATGCTTACGATGCCTCAACACTGCCTACGATAATCGGTCCATTGGCGCGTTTGTACTACTTTAGCACTTCTAGCCTTTCCAAAGAAGAGAAAGAAGACAGAAAGGAGATTTTTGGTAAATTCTCGGACGGCTTTCGTCGGTTAAAACCGTATTATTGGAAATTTACCAAACAACATAAATTACTTGAACTCCCGGTTACCACCATGCCTGTTTTTAGAATACCTTTTCACCTGAGCTACTTACTATTTATAAGTAACATCTCTATTCATTTAATGATGTTATACCTGAATATCGCCATTTTCCTGTGCAAGCTCACTAAAACCGAACCCAGCTTTTTATTGCACCCTTTGGATTTGATCGGCGGCGATCAAATTACAAGTCTGGCATTCTTTCCGGGGATGAATATTTCCAGTGATCGAAAAATTTTCATATTCAAAAAGGTAATGAAAAAATTAGGTAAGCACTTTACTTTAACGAATATGAACGACCATGTAACGGCCATAAAGGAAAGAACCGTTTTAACATCGATAGCAGTCCCGACCGCTTCCTAA
- a CDS encoding PKD domain-containing protein has translation MKLRFTILLYGFIAFLILLSCSLDEGVLSEYVVKEPEPTSEQPNDSTSVGGDGASEEPPEIEDSDFGMVEMESRTTAFRPIHDAYIQDGQGFDRELVRLAEDSRTSYLMFDLSEIDSIEGYITSASLRFIVDQDNGSGKIEVFKGSSNQWTEDTLSETTAPEADTLLGVTQQVYDIEEQITIGLDEANLFPEVATLILKLEDGEAFAFASKENETVAGSELVVAYQAPVTADLIVIEDPVIEDPVIEESEEDTTEEETTEEEDPENSETTNAAPVAVLSASETSGVAPLTVNFIGSSSTDDKGISSYSWDFKDGSSATTANAEHTFTTPGTYEVALTVTDEEGMSNAAAVSITVTAPNEAPLAEASASVTTGTAPLKIVFSGEGSSDDTGITSYLWDFKDGNTATTANAENTFAGAGTFEVVFTVTDADGLSASQILPIVVTGVNQAPVAKASAGVLSGIAPLEVAFTGSESSDDNGIISHTWDFKDGNTASTANAKNTFTEAGIYDVVLKVTDADDLSATQTLTITVTAPNEEPVARASASSVSGAVPFKVNFIGSESSDDKEVVSYAWDFKDGNTATTANPENTFTEAGTYEVVLEVTDAEGLTATAAISVVVTNPNTAPMATASASTLSGTAPLQVSFSGNSSSDDNGITSYLWDFRDGNTATTANAEHTFVAAGTYEVALTVTDAEGLSATEELSITVSNANAAPVARASANTLSGTVPLQVSFTGNNSTDDNGITSYLWDFKDGNTATTENPEHTFAAAGTYEITLIVTDADGLTSEDTVSITATEVENAAPDAVANANTLSGNAPLTVSFTGSDSSDDKGIASYVWDFSESTSSNANTTYTFENPGIYDVSLTVFDNEGLSDTELLTINVAEAPRGNIDCSTGGGFSNESGKKIWCWSSHTIPEYSERKGVLFSDGQMKTDTHCYERQVTVEGDRLKFRVDPVNPIAESWCEKDFNYRAEITTWPFRVQHPVGTEEWLGWTYEFGSNYKVDPIHPFIMFQFHNGIVGTKPLLALWVNSEEGQFNAGEISLVNSADTSISNQYHPTGVYPRAGQKLKIVVHVVWGDNNTGKLRMWIDDVKVHDTQMRNVQTEAPYGGNAKWGIYKWKWENEEAIIESREQGVSFIETYLGTLRMVTRRPGDSDYGKDAYSLVEPD, from the coding sequence ATGAAATTACGATTTACCATACTGCTATATGGTTTTATAGCCTTTCTTATACTACTTTCCTGCAGTTTAGACGAGGGTGTGCTTAGTGAATATGTGGTAAAGGAGCCCGAGCCCACAAGCGAACAACCCAACGATTCTACTTCTGTGGGTGGAGATGGGGCCTCGGAAGAACCACCTGAAATTGAGGATAGTGATTTCGGGATGGTCGAAATGGAAAGTAGGACCACCGCTTTCCGACCTATTCATGATGCCTATATTCAAGATGGTCAAGGCTTTGATCGAGAACTTGTTCGCTTAGCGGAAGATAGCAGAACAAGTTACCTCATGTTCGATTTAAGTGAAATCGATTCCATAGAGGGCTATATTACAAGTGCTAGTCTACGTTTTATAGTCGACCAAGACAACGGTAGTGGTAAAATCGAGGTTTTCAAAGGAAGTTCGAACCAATGGACGGAAGATACCCTTTCCGAAACTACCGCGCCCGAAGCAGATACCTTATTGGGTGTCACGCAACAAGTATATGACATTGAGGAACAAATAACCATCGGTTTGGATGAGGCAAACCTGTTTCCTGAAGTTGCAACATTAATATTAAAGCTCGAAGATGGTGAAGCTTTTGCTTTCGCTTCCAAGGAAAATGAAACCGTTGCCGGTAGCGAATTGGTCGTTGCATATCAGGCGCCGGTCACCGCTGACCTTATCGTAATCGAAGACCCCGTAATCGAAGACCCCGTCATCGAAGAGTCCGAGGAAGATACAACCGAAGAGGAGACTACGGAGGAAGAAGACCCCGAAAATTCCGAGACTACAAATGCTGCACCAGTAGCGGTTTTAAGCGCCTCCGAAACCAGTGGAGTTGCGCCTCTAACGGTAAATTTTATAGGCAGTAGTTCTACTGACGACAAAGGTATATCCAGTTATTCTTGGGATTTTAAGGATGGAAGTTCTGCGACGACGGCGAATGCCGAACATACGTTCACAACGCCAGGCACCTATGAGGTCGCCCTTACGGTTACCGATGAAGAAGGTATGTCCAATGCAGCAGCAGTTTCCATTACCGTCACCGCTCCCAACGAGGCGCCTTTGGCCGAGGCAAGTGCTAGCGTAACCACGGGTACCGCGCCCTTAAAAATAGTTTTTTCAGGGGAAGGGTCTTCAGACGATACCGGGATTACTTCCTATTTATGGGATTTCAAGGACGGCAATACCGCCACGACCGCGAACGCCGAGAATACCTTTGCCGGAGCCGGTACTTTTGAGGTAGTTTTTACGGTAACCGATGCCGATGGTCTCTCCGCATCGCAAATACTACCGATTGTTGTAACAGGGGTCAATCAGGCGCCGGTTGCAAAGGCCAGTGCCGGTGTACTTTCCGGTATCGCGCCCTTAGAAGTAGCTTTTACGGGAAGCGAATCTTCCGACGACAATGGAATTATATCGCATACATGGGATTTTAAGGATGGCAATACAGCTTCAACGGCCAATGCCAAGAATACGTTTACAGAAGCGGGTATTTATGATGTAGTTTTGAAGGTGACCGATGCGGATGACCTCTCTGCAACACAGACGCTCACCATTACTGTGACTGCCCCCAATGAGGAGCCAGTGGCCCGGGCAAGTGCCAGTTCGGTATCAGGAGCAGTACCTTTCAAAGTAAATTTTATCGGCAGTGAATCCTCCGATGATAAGGAAGTCGTATCCTATGCATGGGATTTTAAGGACGGGAATACGGCAACGACCGCAAACCCTGAAAATACGTTTACCGAGGCCGGTACTTATGAAGTAGTTTTAGAGGTGACCGACGCAGAGGGTCTAACCGCGACCGCGGCGATTTCAGTTGTAGTTACCAACCCGAATACGGCCCCGATGGCCACCGCAAGCGCAAGTACCTTATCCGGTACTGCTCCTTTGCAGGTCAGCTTTTCTGGAAATAGTTCAAGCGATGATAATGGCATCACTTCCTATCTCTGGGATTTTAGGGACGGGAATACGGCAACGACCGCAAACGCCGAACATACTTTTGTAGCTGCGGGCACCTATGAAGTGGCCTTGACCGTTACCGATGCCGAAGGACTATCCGCAACCGAGGAACTATCGATTACCGTTAGCAACGCTAATGCGGCACCAGTAGCAAGGGCAAGTGCCAATACCCTCTCCGGTACGGTTCCTCTACAAGTCAGCTTTACGGGAAATAATTCAACCGATGATAATGGCATCACCTCCTATCTCTGGGATTTTAAGGATGGGAATACGGCGACCACCGAAAATCCCGAGCATACATTCGCGGCGGCCGGCACTTACGAGATAACCTTAATCGTTACGGATGCGGATGGCTTAACTAGTGAAGATACAGTGTCGATTACGGCAACCGAAGTTGAAAATGCGGCGCCCGACGCAGTGGCCAATGCGAACACGTTAAGTGGAAATGCACCTTTGACAGTTAGTTTTACGGGCAGCGATTCGTCCGACGATAAGGGCATTGCGAGCTATGTCTGGGATTTCTCCGAGAGCACATCGTCAAACGCCAATACTACTTATACCTTTGAAAACCCAGGAATCTATGACGTTAGCCTTACGGTCTTTGACAATGAAGGACTAAGCGATACCGAGCTACTTACCATCAATGTTGCTGAAGCGCCAAGGGGCAATATCGACTGTAGTACTGGAGGAGGTTTTTCAAATGAAAGCGGTAAGAAAATCTGGTGCTGGAGTTCTCATACCATTCCAGAGTATTCCGAAAGAAAAGGCGTTCTATTTAGCGATGGCCAAATGAAAACAGATACGCACTGTTACGAAAGGCAGGTTACAGTAGAAGGGGACCGACTAAAATTTAGGGTTGATCCGGTCAATCCCATTGCTGAAAGTTGGTGCGAAAAAGATTTCAATTATCGAGCCGAAATAACTACTTGGCCATTTCGGGTACAGCACCCGGTAGGCACGGAAGAATGGTTGGGCTGGACATATGAATTTGGTTCGAACTACAAGGTTGATCCAATCCACCCCTTTATAATGTTTCAGTTTCACAATGGTATTGTAGGTACCAAACCACTTCTTGCGTTATGGGTCAATAGCGAGGAGGGACAATTCAATGCAGGAGAGATTTCACTGGTCAATTCCGCTGATACCAGCATATCCAACCAATACCATCCTACCGGAGTTTATCCAAGGGCGGGACAAAAATTAAAGATAGTCGTTCATGTGGTCTGGGGAGACAATAATACAGGCAAACTTCGTATGTGGATCGACGATGTAAAAGTACACGATACGCAAATGAGAAATGTGCAAACCGAAGCGCCCTACGGTGGTAATGCAAAATGGGGAATCTACAAATGGAAATGGGAAAACGAAGAAGCTATAATAGAATCTAGGGAACAAGGTGTGTCTTTTATTGAAACATATCTGGGCACTCTCAGAATGGTGACCAGAAGACCGGGTGATTCGGACTATGGCAAAGATGCGTATTCGCTGGTAGAACCGGATTGA
- a CDS encoding glycosyltransferase family 2 protein has product MTIVPNQENNEKPLVSVILPAFNEEILIERNIARLYNYLNGLDTLYRWEVILINDGSTDRTGPLADAIAKDYTNLTVYHHKINRNLGTALRTGFNNSNGDFVIVMDIDLSYAPDHIEKLLLKIRQCEADMVIASPYMKGGKNTAVPRIRLLLSKTINFMMRKASRLDIYTFTGMVRAYKGDFIRSLNTKSSTFDINSEILLKAYILRATVTEIPAHLDWSEQKAMGKTRTSSLRIITGIFNGLVNSFIFRPYMFFWLIGITIFLISLYIIVWIFINTYLEYDATALLTTGFENRFSLAVSEVFRQRPYSFIVGSTTLIISLQLMGQGFISLQKKRYFDELFHLNSAILRETKKINQN; this is encoded by the coding sequence ATGACGATCGTACCGAATCAGGAAAATAATGAAAAACCACTTGTCAGCGTTATTCTACCTGCTTTCAATGAAGAAATACTTATCGAGCGAAATATTGCCCGGTTGTATAATTATTTAAATGGCCTAGACACACTATATCGTTGGGAGGTTATACTCATCAACGACGGCAGTACGGATAGAACGGGGCCTTTGGCCGATGCTATTGCCAAAGACTATACTAATCTTACCGTTTATCATCATAAAATCAATCGAAATTTAGGCACTGCACTTCGTACGGGATTCAATAACAGCAACGGGGACTTCGTAATCGTTATGGATATTGATTTAAGCTACGCTCCCGACCATATTGAAAAATTATTGCTTAAAATACGGCAATGCGAGGCCGATATGGTCATTGCCTCACCCTATATGAAAGGTGGCAAAAACACCGCAGTGCCCAGGATAAGGTTACTATTGAGTAAGACCATAAACTTTATGATGCGCAAAGCGTCGAGGCTCGATATTTACACCTTTACCGGTATGGTAAGGGCCTATAAAGGCGATTTTATACGATCCCTAAATACCAAGTCCAGCACATTCGATATCAATTCGGAAATTCTTTTAAAGGCGTATATCTTACGTGCCACGGTTACTGAAATCCCGGCACATCTCGACTGGTCTGAGCAAAAAGCAATGGGCAAGACCCGAACCTCGAGTTTGCGTATCATTACAGGTATTTTCAACGGGCTTGTCAACAGTTTTATATTTAGGCCGTATATGTTCTTTTGGCTAATCGGTATCACTATTTTCCTGATTTCCCTCTATATTATTGTTTGGATATTCATCAACACCTATCTTGAGTACGATGCGACCGCATTATTGACCACCGGATTCGAAAACAGATTCTCTCTAGCGGTATCTGAGGTTTTTAGGCAAAGGCCCTACTCCTTTATCGTTGGAAGCACCACGCTGATCATTTCGCTTCAATTAATGGGACAAGGGTTTATATCGCTTCAAAAAAAGCGGTACTTTGACGAACTTTTTCACCTGAATTCGGCGATTTTAAGGGAAACTAAAAAAATCAATCAGAACTGA
- a CDS encoding heparin lyase I family protein produces the protein MKLPKSIAKNSIGIILSMLLIVLIYGVVGTPLPHGEIAYTSGIVDSVGCRTSGGLANDSGLKVWCWSDVNIPEYTGQQGVAFSDGQLKVDSECDERQVTIVNGQLVFSLDPSSPPPGKWCAKNFNMRAEIRTVPWHVNHKKGTEEWFGWSYTFGSDYIIDKETPWLFFQVHPGIQNVAPQMALWVIKKNQFNGHEAGEIYVVNTANNTEYQPTGIIPEAGETLNIVIHAVWDDAANGLLQIWLNGVSVYDRQVATVFDKYPWGGNAKWGIYKWRWANADDVKKSRQKGVTKLQTSMGPLRMITRTPDHPAYGKNAYSTVMPQ, from the coding sequence ATGAAGCTACCAAAATCCATTGCTAAAAATAGTATTGGCATTATTTTAAGTATGCTCTTAATAGTACTGATCTATGGGGTTGTAGGTACACCTCTTCCCCACGGGGAAATTGCGTATACTTCTGGAATCGTAGACAGTGTTGGCTGCAGAACCTCTGGTGGCCTTGCAAACGATAGTGGATTGAAGGTTTGGTGTTGGAGTGATGTCAACATACCTGAATATACGGGGCAACAGGGGGTAGCATTTAGTGACGGACAATTAAAAGTTGATTCGGAATGCGACGAAAGACAAGTTACAATCGTAAATGGTCAGTTGGTATTCAGTCTTGATCCCTCAAGCCCACCACCAGGAAAATGGTGTGCTAAGAATTTTAATATGCGCGCCGAGATAAGGACCGTCCCTTGGCATGTAAATCACAAAAAAGGGACTGAAGAGTGGTTTGGTTGGAGCTATACGTTCGGAAGCGACTATATCATAGATAAAGAGACCCCTTGGCTATTCTTTCAGGTACATCCCGGCATACAAAATGTAGCTCCACAAATGGCACTTTGGGTCATAAAAAAAAATCAGTTCAATGGTCATGAGGCAGGGGAAATCTATGTGGTCAATACAGCAAACAATACGGAATACCAACCTACCGGAATTATTCCCGAGGCAGGCGAAACCCTAAATATTGTTATTCATGCCGTATGGGACGATGCGGCGAACGGCCTGCTTCAGATTTGGTTGAACGGTGTTTCGGTCTATGATCGACAAGTCGCTACTGTCTTTGACAAGTATCCTTGGGGTGGTAATGCAAAATGGGGTATCTACAAATGGCGATGGGCCAACGCCGATGACGTGAAAAAATCCCGGCAAAAAGGGGTTACCAAGCTTCAAACTTCAATGGGACCTTTGCGTATGATTACAAGAACACCCGACCATCCCGCATACGGTAAAAACGCTTATTCTACCGTAATGCCACAATAA
- a CDS encoding glycosyltransferase family 4 protein: MKKKKKIAFFGIKYFPSRGGTSRVAENLILNMVDEYDITIYCYKNKLAQNHIEGVKVVEFPRIKLGALGVFLYYFICYMHIRFKGKYDIVHAHKIDSFFFLKGIQKKAKVIATVHGVPYKDGVWGGIAKSFFKMNEKRFLRFNGVKTAISKPLAESYESKYGVNVVFIPNGINLLEESNGAIANFWPKDVPSDKPFVLFAARRIMSTKGLHTLLSAYKKINYKGNIFVAGELDFDPPYMKNVRKLGKGLNVSYLGYVSPLSALLQLVRRCEYFVFPSEIEGMSIMLLEVASTGKAVLASDIPENKQVFCDKEMLFFENKNVRDLADKLIWLENNKKEFERLGGLARDKVFAHYTWDKIILEYKSLYDRL; this comes from the coding sequence ATGAAAAAGAAAAAGAAGATTGCTTTTTTTGGAATTAAATACTTTCCTTCTCGGGGAGGTACTAGTCGTGTAGCCGAGAATTTGATCTTGAACATGGTCGATGAATATGATATTACCATATATTGTTACAAAAACAAGTTGGCACAAAACCATATCGAGGGAGTAAAGGTTGTTGAGTTCCCACGGATTAAACTAGGTGCCTTAGGCGTGTTTTTATATTACTTTATTTGTTACATGCATATCAGGTTCAAGGGGAAATACGATATCGTTCATGCTCATAAGATAGATAGCTTCTTTTTTCTAAAAGGAATTCAAAAAAAGGCAAAGGTAATCGCTACTGTTCATGGAGTCCCCTACAAAGACGGCGTTTGGGGTGGTATCGCCAAGTCGTTTTTTAAGATGAACGAAAAGCGTTTTCTTAGGTTCAATGGTGTGAAAACGGCGATATCAAAACCACTTGCCGAATCCTATGAGTCGAAATATGGTGTAAATGTTGTATTTATTCCTAATGGTATCAATCTTTTGGAGGAGTCTAATGGCGCTATCGCGAATTTTTGGCCGAAAGATGTCCCGTCCGATAAGCCGTTCGTTCTTTTTGCGGCAAGGAGGATTATGAGTACGAAAGGATTACACACCTTGTTATCAGCCTACAAGAAAATTAATTATAAGGGGAATATCTTTGTTGCAGGAGAACTTGATTTTGATCCACCGTATATGAAAAATGTACGAAAGTTAGGGAAAGGATTGAATGTTAGTTATTTGGGATATGTGAGTCCGCTATCAGCCTTATTGCAGTTGGTCAGAAGATGTGAATATTTCGTATTTCCATCTGAAATTGAAGGTATGTCGATAATGTTACTTGAGGTGGCAAGCACCGGAAAAGCAGTATTAGCAAGTGACATTCCTGAGAATAAGCAGGTATTCTGCGATAAAGAAATGCTGTTTTTTGAAAATAAGAATGTTCGTGATTTGGCTGACAAGCTAATTTGGCTTGAAAATAATAAAAAGGAATTCGAAAGATTAGGAGGACTGGCAAGAGATAAAGTTTTCGCCCACTATACTTGGGATAAAATTATACTAGAATATAAATCTCTCTATGACCGCCTCTAA
- a CDS encoding glycosyltransferase, protein MKILLLIESLTSGGRERRLVELVKGFSDFEDVELAVVVFSDKIHYTEIFDFGIPVKILKRVPKKNPVVFYRLFEFCRNWKPDLMHSWGTMSTIWAIPSSVLLRVKLINANIVNAPINMGFFNKQYFRARLTFPFSEVILGNSWAGLKAYKVPKEKAVCIYNGFGVERLSNLKDAVAIRKRFHIKTPYVIGMVASFTDKKDFETLINAALILFETRNDITFLAIGEGPNLEKCKKLIPPEYTPLFIFTGVQNDIESIVNIFDIGVLATNTKVHGEGISNAILEYMALGKPTVATTGGGTNEIVEDMKTGFLIPPDSPRALADKVNYLLESKNEADQMGVKAKNRITSVFGLEKMTTEYHNLYKRLLA, encoded by the coding sequence ATGAAGATACTCTTGCTTATCGAAAGCCTTACCTCGGGAGGGAGGGAGAGGAGACTGGTTGAGTTGGTCAAGGGTTTCAGCGATTTTGAGGATGTTGAGCTTGCCGTGGTGGTTTTTTCGGATAAAATTCATTATACCGAGATATTCGACTTTGGTATTCCCGTTAAAATATTAAAACGAGTACCAAAGAAAAATCCGGTTGTATTCTATAGACTTTTTGAATTTTGTCGCAATTGGAAACCCGACTTAATGCACAGTTGGGGCACCATGTCTACTATCTGGGCGATACCTTCATCGGTGTTACTTCGTGTAAAACTTATTAATGCGAATATTGTAAATGCCCCGATTAATATGGGTTTTTTCAATAAACAATATTTTAGGGCCAGGCTTACCTTTCCATTTTCGGAAGTTATTTTAGGAAATTCTTGGGCTGGCTTAAAGGCCTATAAAGTTCCGAAGGAGAAAGCAGTGTGTATTTATAACGGGTTTGGAGTCGAAAGGTTGTCCAATCTCAAAGATGCTGTAGCGATTAGGAAAAGGTTTCATATAAAAACTCCATACGTAATTGGTATGGTGGCGAGCTTTACCGACAAAAAGGATTTTGAAACCTTGATTAATGCCGCGTTGATTTTATTTGAAACGCGCAACGATATTACCTTTCTTGCCATTGGTGAGGGGCCTAATCTTGAGAAATGCAAGAAGCTAATACCACCTGAGTACACTCCGCTTTTTATTTTTACCGGGGTACAGAACGATATAGAATCGATTGTTAATATTTTTGATATTGGGGTGTTGGCGACCAATACCAAAGTTCATGGCGAAGGCATCTCGAACGCCATACTTGAATATATGGCCTTAGGAAAACCTACAGTAGCCACTACCGGAGGTGGTACGAATGAAATCGTAGAAGACATGAAGACTGGATTTTTGATTCCTCCTGATTCACCAAGAGCACTAGCCGATAAAGTAAATTATTTATTGGAAAGCAAAAACGAAGCCGATCAAATGGGTGTTAAAGCTAAAAACAGAATTACGTCAGTGTTTGGATTGGAGAAAATGACTACTGAATATCATAATTTGTATAAAAGGCTGTTAGCCTAA